The following proteins are encoded in a genomic region of Triticum dicoccoides isolate Atlit2015 ecotype Zavitan chromosome 1B, WEW_v2.0, whole genome shotgun sequence:
- the LOC119344580 gene encoding gibberellin 20 oxidase 2-like, with amino-acid sequence MVDLSNFLEANAAMPIPAMEVARSPHLPYVPGDANATDSKNATDVLDLWRQQKQIPAPFVWPNADARPSSMLELDVPVVDIGAALHSAAGMGRAAAQVAEACASHGFFQVTGHGVDPALARAALDGAADFFRLPLATKQGARRSPGTVEGYASAHADRFAAKLPWKETLSFSHNHDDVGARGDSHVVVDYFTSALGGDFKHLGEVYQEYCEAMEDASLAIMEVLGVSLGLGRGYYRDFFADGSSIMRCNYYPRCPEPDRTLGTGPHCDPSALTILLQDGEVDGLQVLVDGAWRFVRPKTGELVVNIGDTFMALSNGRYKSCLHRAVVHREKERRSLAYFLSPREDRVVRPPPSPAPAPRLYPDFTWAELMRFTQRHYRADSRTLDAFARWLDPPSFSAAPLPHGPAQAQGTV; translated from the exons ATGGTGGACCTGTCGAACTTTTTAGAAGCCAATGCAGCAATGCCGATTCCGGCCATGGAAGTTGCTCGGAGTCCTCACCTCCCATACGTTCCCGGGGACGCGAACGCGACAGACAGCAAGAATGCCACCGACGTCCTCGACCTCTGGCGGCAGCAGAAACAAATCCCGGCTCCCTTCGTCTGGCCCAACGCCGACGCACGGCCGTCGTCGATGTTGGAGCTGGACGTGCCTGTGGTCGACATAGGCGCAGCTCTGCACAGCGCCGCCGGGATGGGCCGTGCCGCGGCGCAGGTCGCCGAGGCGTGCGCGAGCCACGGCTTCTTCCAGGTGACAGGACACGGCGTGGACCCTGCGCTGGCCCGCGCCGCGCTCGACGGCGCGGCGGACTTCTTCCGACTGCCGCTCGCCACTAAGCAGGGCGCCCGCCGCTCCCCGGGGACCGTGGAAGGGTACGCCTCCGCCCACGCCGACCGCTTCGCCGCCAAGCTTCCCTGGAAGGAGACTCTCTCCTTCAGCCACAACCACGACGACGTCGGCGCCCGCGGCGACAGCCACGTCGTGGTGGACTACTTCACCTCCGCCCTAGGCGGCGACTTCAAGCACCTAGG GGAGGTGTACCAGGAGTACTGTGAGGCGATGGAGGACGCGTCGCTGGCGATAATGGAGGTGCTGGGGGTGAGCCTGGGGCTAGGGAGAGGGTACTACAGGGACTTCTTCGCCGACGGCAGCTCCATCATGAGGTGCAACTACTACCCGCGGTGCCCGGAGCCGGACCGGACGCTGGGGACAGGGCCGCACTGCGACCCGTCGGCGCTCACCATCCTGCTGCAGGACGGCGAGGTGGACGGGCTCCAGGTGCTCGTCGACGGCGCATGGCGCTTCGTGCGGCCCAAGACCGGCGAGCTCGTGGTAAACATCGGCGACACCTTCATG GCGCTGTCCAACGGGCGGTACAAGAGCTGCCTCCACCGCGCGGTGGTGCACCGGGAGAAGGAGCGCCGTTCGCTGGCCTACTTCCTCTCCCCGCGGGAGGACCGGGTGGtgcgcccgccgccgtcgccggcgccggcgccgcgtcTCTACCCGGACTTCACCTGGGCGGAGCTCATGCGCTTCACGCAGCGCCACTACCGCGCCGACTCTCGCACGCTCGACGCCTTCGCGCGCTGGCTTGACCCGCCGAGCTTCTCCGCCGCGCCCTTGCCGCACGGCCCGGCCCAGGCCCAAGGGACTGTCTAG